One Enterococcus silesiacus genomic window carries:
- a CDS encoding penicillin-binding protein: protein MDFKTIMGKMKSGFLRFWAWIKPYLVRFHHWRKRIWKKYQINKIILLLGMVVVLVTSIYLFTLAKSANVGALKKGLEESTVIYDKNGDEAGKLFGQKGTFVTIDQISPYVKDALISTEDRNFETHHGYDIKGLLRAVVGKLSFGMIGGGGGGSTITQQLAKNAYLTQEQTMTRKARELFLAIEIEKKYDKQQILEMYLNNSYFGNGVWGIEDASHKYFGISASELSVGEAATLVGMLKGPGIYNPLDYIENAVNRRNTVLQLMVDNGKLSQGEADAQAGVDMNTILNDNYSDQNSDYRYPYYFDAVIDEAVNKYGLKEEDLLNKGYKIYTALDQNYQKAMEQTYDNDALFPPNAEDGAMVQSGSVALDPKTGGVQGVVGGRGEHVYRGFNFATQTKRSPGSSLKPISVYTPALESGMKPNSILEDKPQDYYPAENYSRTNSGEVSMYQALGESLNLPAVWTLHKIGLDKGFDKTEKFGIPLAKEDKYYGLALGGLKTGVSPLTMANAYSAFANGGVQPEAHLITKIVDSTGAVIEDNTTAKTKQVITKDTADQMTSMLLGVFSSGTGINADPAGYVMAGKTGTTETNFDTDKTNDQWVVGYTPDVVVATWLGFEQTSESHYLQGSSATHASTVFSSQTQGILPYTAQTPFTVADAYATGGVVQPAGEVPTNENNDAWKDSVKDIGGQVKEGAKDIGGKIKEGWDNAKNGLKDFFGGLTGE, encoded by the coding sequence ATGGACTTTAAAACAATTATGGGAAAAATGAAATCTGGTTTTCTACGCTTTTGGGCTTGGATCAAACCTTACCTCGTCCGTTTTCATCATTGGAGAAAGCGAATTTGGAAAAAATATCAAATCAATAAAATTATTTTGCTTTTGGGAATGGTCGTCGTTTTAGTCACTAGTATCTATCTATTTACATTAGCTAAATCAGCGAATGTCGGTGCTTTGAAAAAAGGGTTGGAAGAATCAACAGTCATCTATGATAAAAATGGAGATGAGGCTGGAAAGCTATTTGGTCAAAAAGGAACATTTGTCACTATCGATCAAATCTCTCCCTATGTGAAAGATGCCCTGATCTCAACGGAAGATCGAAATTTTGAAACGCACCATGGCTATGATATCAAAGGACTTTTACGGGCAGTCGTTGGGAAATTGAGTTTCGGCATGATTGGTGGCGGGGGTGGAGGTAGTACAATTACTCAACAACTTGCCAAAAATGCCTACCTCACCCAAGAACAAACGATGACACGTAAGGCAAGAGAGTTATTCTTAGCGATCGAAATCGAAAAAAAATACGATAAACAGCAAATTTTAGAAATGTATCTGAACAATTCATACTTTGGTAATGGTGTTTGGGGAATCGAAGATGCGTCTCATAAATATTTTGGTATCAGCGCCAGTGAGTTATCGGTCGGTGAAGCAGCTACTTTAGTTGGGATGCTAAAAGGACCAGGAATCTATAATCCACTAGACTATATTGAAAATGCAGTTAATCGCCGCAATACGGTTTTACAATTAATGGTAGATAATGGCAAATTATCTCAAGGAGAAGCCGATGCTCAAGCGGGTGTCGATATGAATACTATATTGAATGACAATTATTCTGATCAAAATTCAGATTACCGATACCCTTATTATTTTGATGCGGTCATCGATGAAGCAGTCAATAAATATGGTTTAAAAGAAGAAGATCTGTTGAATAAAGGGTACAAAATCTATACAGCATTAGATCAAAACTATCAAAAAGCGATGGAACAAACGTACGATAATGATGCCTTATTCCCACCGAATGCAGAAGATGGAGCAATGGTTCAAAGTGGCTCCGTTGCACTTGATCCAAAAACTGGTGGTGTCCAAGGGGTCGTAGGCGGACGTGGGGAGCATGTGTATCGTGGCTTTAACTTTGCGACTCAAACGAAACGTTCACCAGGCTCATCCTTGAAACCAATTTCAGTTTATACACCAGCTTTAGAATCAGGAATGAAACCTAACAGTATTCTAGAAGACAAGCCGCAAGATTATTACCCAGCTGAAAACTACAGCCGGACTAATAGTGGTGAAGTATCGATGTATCAAGCATTAGGTGAAAGTTTAAATTTACCTGCGGTTTGGACGTTGCATAAAATCGGTTTAGATAAAGGATTTGATAAAACAGAAAAATTTGGGATTCCTTTAGCCAAAGAAGATAAATATTATGGTTTAGCTCTTGGTGGTTTGAAAACAGGGGTTTCTCCGTTAACGATGGCGAATGCTTATAGTGCTTTTGCTAATGGCGGTGTTCAACCAGAGGCTCATTTGATCACAAAGATCGTCGATTCTACAGGTGCCGTGATCGAAGATAATACGACCGCTAAAACGAAACAGGTCATTACAAAAGATACAGCAGATCAAATGACAAGTATGCTTTTAGGCGTATTTAGTTCAGGAACTGGGATCAATGCTGATCCAGCAGGGTATGTTATGGCTGGAAAAACTGGAACGACAGAAACCAACTTTGATACAGATAAAACCAATGACCAATGGGTGGTCGGTTATACACCTGATGTAGTGGTCGCAACATGGTTAGGTTTTGAACAGACCAGTGAAAGCCATTATTTGCAAGGCAGCAGTGCGACACATGCTTCTACTGTGTTCAGCAGCCAGACACAAGGGATTTTACCATACACAGCGCAAACTCCATTTACAGTAGCAGATGCGTATGCCACAGGCGGTGTTGTACAGCCAGCAGGTGAAGTGCCAACAAATGAAAACAACGATGCCTGGAAAGATAGCGTCAAAGATATCGGTGGTCAAGTCAAGGAAGGGGCCAAAGATATTGGCGGCAAAATCAAAGAAGGCTGGGACAATGCCAAAAATGGACTGAAAGACTTCTTCGGTGGTTTGACAGGAGAATAA
- a CDS encoding CDP-diacylglycerol--serine O-phosphatidyltransferase: MIGIYDYTVILTYGNAVFSMVGMYLALTQHIVEAIFCLVFSGICDMFDGFVANTKERTKNEMCYGIQIDSLADLISFGVFPTVLGYASGLTQGIYLPLFVFYILAALIRLAHYNVTEMERKEQTEGCREYYEGLPVTSSAALIPLLFFIAGRMHIAITLVYPAALLIIGGLFISKVKIKKVDPRKLAFGAFVGAVVAFFVR; this comes from the coding sequence ATGATTGGTATTTATGATTACACAGTAATACTGACCTATGGAAATGCAGTTTTTTCTATGGTTGGAATGTATTTGGCATTAACTCAACATATTGTGGAAGCTATTTTTTGTTTAGTGTTTTCAGGTATTTGCGATATGTTTGACGGATTTGTCGCGAATACGAAAGAACGTACTAAGAATGAAATGTGCTACGGTATTCAAATAGATTCACTAGCCGATTTGATTAGTTTTGGGGTTTTCCCAACAGTTTTAGGGTATGCCTCTGGTTTGACACAAGGAATTTATTTGCCATTATTTGTATTTTATATTTTAGCAGCATTGATTCGTTTAGCTCACTATAATGTGACTGAAATGGAGAGGAAAGAACAGACAGAAGGGTGTCGTGAATATTACGAAGGTTTGCCGGTAACAAGTAGCGCGGCATTGATTCCGTTGCTATTTTTTATTGCAGGACGAATGCATATCGCTATTACATTGGTTTATCCAGCGGCATTGTTGATTATTGGAGGCTTGTTTATTTCGAAAGTGAAAATCAAAAAGGTTGATCCTAGAAAACTAGCTTTTGGGGCTTTTGTAGGTGCTGTGGTTGCTTTTTTTGTTCGCTAA
- a CDS encoding phosphatidylserine decarboxylase, which produces MEKCFKTKAIIEDDSWVLDFLYRNSIGRVILKGLIQPPLTKMAGVYLNSTFSKSMIKNFIKKNKLQMDEYRLETYRSFNQFFMREIRPEARPLPEADYLLAAPCDGKVTVYPIDKQSLFQVKHSEYTLSELLDSTSLAELWQGGTAVIFRLTPDDYHHYYFVDEGTILEQRKIAGIFHTVQPIATHNEQVFSRNSREVTIIETTNFGRIAQIEIGALMVGKIKNLKYSGACQRFEKKGWFEFGGSTVILLFQKDAVVIDPEIINNTENNQETIVKFGQAVGKKVGKYYE; this is translated from the coding sequence ATGGAGAAGTGCTTTAAAACAAAAGCTATCATTGAAGATGATAGCTGGGTATTAGATTTCCTATATAGAAATTCGATTGGACGTGTTATTTTAAAAGGGTTGATTCAACCTCCGCTTACAAAAATGGCCGGGGTTTATTTAAATAGCACTTTTTCGAAAAGTATGATCAAAAATTTCATTAAAAAAAATAAGCTGCAGATGGACGAATATCGGTTGGAAACGTACCGCTCATTTAATCAGTTTTTTATGCGTGAGATCAGGCCAGAAGCACGGCCTTTACCAGAAGCTGACTATTTATTGGCAGCTCCTTGTGATGGGAAGGTTACTGTTTATCCAATTGATAAACAGTCTCTTTTTCAAGTGAAACATTCTGAATATACTCTTTCTGAGTTACTGGACAGCACTAGCCTGGCTGAGTTGTGGCAAGGTGGAACGGCTGTAATTTTTCGTTTAACTCCGGATGATTATCATCATTACTACTTTGTGGATGAGGGGACGATTCTTGAACAGCGAAAAATAGCAGGTATTTTTCATACCGTCCAGCCGATAGCAACGCATAATGAGCAGGTATTTTCTAGAAATTCCCGAGAAGTAACAATTATTGAAACGACTAATTTTGGGAGAATTGCTCAAATCGAAATTGGTGCTTTAATGGTTGGAAAGATCAAGAATCTGAAATATTCTGGAGCGTGTCAACGATTTGAAAAAAAGGGCTGGTTTGAATTTGGCGGCTCGACCGTGATTTTACTGTTTCAAAAAGATGCGGTTGTAATTGATCCAGAGATCATCAATAATACTGAAAATAATCAAGAAACGATTGTGAAGTTTGGGCAAGCTGTTGGGAAAAAGGTAGGGAAATATTATGAATAA
- a CDS encoding DNA repair exonuclease, which yields MKVLHTADLHLDRSFEGLKIIPKSITERLQQANQKVLTTIVEIAIKNQVDAVIFAGDTFHQSRTSIRTQAYFIDEMKRLEQADIPVIMTFGNHDYYVEQRYWFDFPANMFLFKKEQVATHYFMTKNQEKVAVSGFSYEHPWINENKLYEFPLKDQTVDIHLGMYHGDTSNNGQQNYAPFSYSQMKSKGYDYWALGHIHQPEIVSADPLIVYPGTPQGHTKKERSVQGAAIVSIESGHATVRFEPTAQVMWQSASYSLKQAKSLQEALVILMEALLDDVQEQSLLTLKEIQLTETEQLDEEFQRSYDSGELLQYLQERVLAETNQSVLLHQINVVDSAQAKKIMIAADPELLRQLEQNYLQPEIFSDTLQELLQNPLFSSVVQVNEQWRERSLEQADQRIKQDFVIQGDQT from the coding sequence ATGAAAGTATTGCACACAGCAGATTTACATCTGGACCGGTCTTTTGAAGGACTGAAAATAATCCCAAAATCAATTACTGAGCGGCTGCAGCAAGCCAATCAAAAAGTACTGACAACAATCGTTGAGATTGCAATCAAAAATCAAGTAGATGCAGTGATTTTCGCAGGCGATACTTTTCATCAAAGCCGCACCTCGATTCGAACGCAAGCTTATTTTATTGATGAAATGAAGCGTTTAGAGCAAGCTGATATTCCTGTCATCATGACATTTGGAAACCATGATTACTATGTTGAACAGAGATATTGGTTTGATTTTCCAGCAAATATGTTTCTTTTTAAAAAGGAGCAAGTGGCAACACATTATTTTATGACAAAAAATCAAGAAAAGGTTGCGGTATCAGGTTTTAGCTATGAACATCCGTGGATCAATGAGAATAAATTATATGAGTTTCCGTTAAAAGATCAGACGGTAGATATTCATCTAGGAATGTATCATGGGGATACATCAAATAATGGGCAGCAAAATTATGCGCCATTCTCCTATAGTCAGATGAAGTCAAAAGGCTATGATTATTGGGCTTTAGGACATATTCATCAGCCAGAGATCGTGAGTGCCGATCCCTTGATCGTATATCCAGGTACACCGCAAGGACATACTAAAAAGGAACGGTCAGTGCAGGGAGCTGCAATCGTTTCTATAGAATCAGGTCATGCAACGGTCCGTTTTGAGCCAACTGCCCAAGTAATGTGGCAATCGGCTAGCTATTCGTTAAAACAGGCTAAAAGTTTACAAGAAGCGTTAGTTATCTTGATGGAAGCTCTTTTGGATGATGTACAAGAACAAAGTCTGTTGACGTTAAAAGAAATTCAACTAACTGAGACGGAACAACTCGATGAAGAATTTCAGAGATCCTATGATAGTGGAGAACTACTTCAGTACTTGCAGGAGCGAGTATTAGCGGAAACCAATCAGTCAGTATTACTCCATCAGATAAATGTAGTAGACTCAGCACAAGCTAAAAAAATAATGATTGCAGCTGATCCTGAATTATTACGCCAATTGGAGCAAAATTATCTACAGCCAGAGATTTTTTCAGATACGCTGCAGGAATTACTTCAGAATCCGTTATTTTCAAGTGTTGTCCAAGTAAATGAACAATGGCGTGAACGTAGCCTCGAACAGGCGGACCAAAGAATCAAGCAAGATTTCGTTATTCAGGGGGATCAAACATGA
- a CDS encoding 3'-5' exonuclease (catalyzes the exonucleic cleavage of mRNA yielding nucleioside 5'-phosphates): MKKIRELTVDEMFELFLLIKNADVRTAKNGKKFIAFTFQDTSGTIDGKYWDASEEEISRFIAGSVILLNGKREVYQGNPQVKIIHMRVARPDEPSEPALYMERAPLKREEMVEEINQTVFEITNAHWQRIVRYLLTQYQKEFFDYPAAKRNHHAFANGLAYHTVSMLRLGKAICKEYNELNAALLYSGIILHDLGKVKELSGAMTTEYTLSGNLIGHLVLVDEEITKACIALKIDENDEDVIVLRHMVLAHHGLLEYGSPVRPRIMEAEVLHQIDNIDASIQMMLGSVRQTEPGQYTDRIFGLDNRSFYVPKDI; the protein is encoded by the coding sequence ATGAAGAAAATCCGTGAGTTAACTGTAGATGAAATGTTTGAATTATTTCTGTTGATCAAAAATGCAGATGTCCGTACGGCCAAAAATGGTAAAAAATTTATTGCCTTCACTTTTCAAGATACATCAGGTACGATCGACGGCAAATATTGGGATGCATCAGAAGAAGAAATCAGCCGTTTCATCGCTGGAAGTGTCATTCTTTTAAATGGAAAAAGAGAAGTCTATCAAGGCAATCCTCAAGTGAAGATCATTCATATGCGGGTTGCACGCCCTGATGAGCCTAGTGAGCCGGCATTATATATGGAGCGAGCGCCGCTAAAACGCGAAGAGATGGTTGAAGAAATCAATCAAACCGTTTTTGAGATTACCAACGCCCATTGGCAACGAATCGTTCGTTACTTGTTAACACAATATCAGAAAGAATTTTTTGATTACCCAGCTGCGAAAAGGAACCATCACGCCTTTGCAAATGGTTTAGCCTATCATACGGTTTCTATGTTGCGCTTAGGTAAAGCGATCTGTAAAGAATACAATGAGTTAAATGCAGCACTACTTTATTCTGGAATCATTTTACATGATTTAGGTAAAGTCAAAGAACTCTCTGGTGCTATGACTACTGAATATACATTATCGGGAAATCTGATTGGTCATTTGGTTCTTGTAGATGAAGAAATTACTAAAGCGTGTATTGCGTTGAAAATCGATGAGAATGATGAAGATGTGATTGTTTTACGTCATATGGTTTTAGCGCATCATGGTTTATTAGAATATGGCTCGCCTGTAAGACCACGAATTATGGAAGCAGAAGTCTTGCATCAAATCGACAATATCGATGCGTCGATCCAGATGATGCTAGGTTCAGTCCGCCAAACAGAACCAGGGCAATATACTGATCGTATCTTTGGCTTAGATAATCGTAGTTTCTATGTACCAAAAGATATTTAA
- a CDS encoding RNA-binding protein encodes MNQSVIELWTQFKEKHGILHDYYEAWAFGDSPEMADEWLAHVLKGEKRGTSSLHLLYELGLEEETMPAVGQYSVLLDGKQHAQAIICTKVVDVLPYSQLSEVHGYLEGEGDRTLKYWRQVHQPYFEQELKGYKLTFSEELLIVYELFVVVFQR; translated from the coding sequence ATGAATCAATCAGTGATAGAGTTATGGACGCAATTTAAAGAAAAACATGGAATCTTGCATGATTATTATGAAGCATGGGCTTTTGGTGATTCACCTGAGATGGCAGATGAATGGTTAGCACACGTTCTTAAAGGTGAAAAAAGAGGAACCTCATCGCTACATCTTTTATATGAACTTGGTTTGGAAGAAGAAACGATGCCAGCAGTTGGACAGTACAGTGTACTTTTAGATGGGAAGCAGCATGCACAGGCTATTATTTGTACAAAAGTGGTAGATGTATTGCCTTATTCTCAACTATCAGAAGTGCATGGTTATCTTGAAGGAGAAGGAGATCGGACCTTAAAGTATTGGCGTCAGGTTCATCAGCCGTACTTTGAACAAGAGCTAAAAGGCTACAAACTGACTTTTTCAGAAGAATTGTTGATCGTCTATGAACTTTTTGTCGTAGTTTTTCAAAGATAA
- a CDS encoding peptidylprolyl isomerase, whose protein sequence is MKKKLILAAAGVFSIFALAACSTGSQDIATLKGGSITVEDFYNQVKSQPSSQQAVQQMIVYKVFEDKYGKDVSDKDVQAEFDKTKKSIKDQGGNFDEQLKQAGMTEKSLKKQLRQGLAFQAGMKAHVKITDEDLKATWETFHPEVEAQIIQVATEDEAKEIKKQLNDGGDFTKIAKEKSTDEATKKDGGKVKFDSQSETVAEPVRTAAFKLKDGEISEPIQTTDPTTYQSAFTIVKMVKNKEKGNDMAPYKKELKKIAETNKLSDQEFQSKVISDVLTEANVKMKDEAFSGIMSNLIQTKDSANSSDSSAKEEKESKSSNSEKSKDSSSKTEESSSKTEESSK, encoded by the coding sequence ATGAAGAAAAAATTAATCTTAGCTGCAGCAGGCGTATTTAGTATTTTTGCATTAGCTGCATGTTCAACTGGTTCACAAGACATCGCAACATTGAAAGGCGGAAGCATCACTGTTGAAGATTTCTACAACCAAGTGAAGTCACAACCATCAAGCCAACAAGCGGTTCAACAAATGATTGTTTACAAAGTATTTGAAGACAAATATGGTAAAGATGTTTCTGATAAAGATGTTCAAGCTGAATTTGATAAAACGAAGAAAAGCATCAAAGATCAAGGTGGTAACTTCGACGAGCAATTAAAACAAGCGGGTATGACAGAAAAATCATTGAAAAAACAACTTAGACAAGGCTTAGCTTTCCAAGCGGGTATGAAAGCACACGTTAAAATTACTGATGAAGATCTAAAAGCTACTTGGGAAACATTCCACCCAGAAGTAGAAGCACAAATCATCCAAGTTGCGACTGAAGATGAAGCCAAAGAAATCAAAAAACAATTAAATGACGGCGGCGACTTCACAAAAATCGCTAAAGAGAAATCAACTGATGAAGCAACTAAAAAAGATGGCGGCAAAGTGAAATTCGACTCTCAATCAGAAACAGTTGCTGAACCTGTCAGAACAGCTGCTTTCAAATTAAAAGATGGCGAAATTTCTGAACCGATCCAAACAACAGATCCAACAACTTACCAATCAGCATTCACTATTGTTAAAATGGTAAAAAATAAAGAAAAAGGCAATGATATGGCTCCTTACAAAAAAGAGTTGAAAAAAATTGCTGAAACAAACAAATTAAGTGATCAAGAGTTCCAAAGCAAAGTGATCTCTGATGTATTAACTGAAGCAAATGTTAAAATGAAAGACGAAGCCTTCAGCGGTATCATGTCTAACTTAATTCAAACAAAAGATTCAGCTAACTCAAGCGATTCTTCTGCAAAAGAAGAAAAAGAATCTAAATCAAGCAACTCTGAAAAATCGAAAGATTCTTCAAGCAAGACAGAAGAATCATCAAGTAAAACTGAAGAATCTTCTAAATAA
- a CDS encoding histidine triad protein — MTDCIFCKIVDQEIPSYKVYEDDQVYAFLDITQVTKGHTLLIPKKHVTDIFDYEPELAGEIFARVPKIARALEQAFPEMQGLNIINNNKELAYQSVFHSHIHLIPRYGKSDDFSIHFGNNQEAYSPVEMQEIAEKIMKQVK; from the coding sequence ATGACAGATTGTATTTTTTGCAAGATCGTCGATCAAGAAATTCCTAGCTATAAAGTCTATGAAGATGATCAAGTTTATGCTTTTCTAGATATTACCCAAGTGACGAAAGGCCATACCTTACTGATCCCCAAAAAACATGTAACTGATATTTTTGACTATGAGCCGGAACTCGCTGGCGAAATTTTTGCACGCGTCCCTAAAATAGCACGTGCACTGGAACAAGCCTTCCCAGAAATGCAAGGGTTAAATATTATCAATAATAATAAAGAACTCGCTTATCAATCTGTTTTCCATTCTCATATTCATTTAATCCCACGCTATGGAAAATCAGACGACTTCTCTATTCATTTTGGAAATAATCAAGAAGCGTATTCTCCCGTTGAAATGCAGGAAATCGCTGAAAAAATCATGAAGCAGGTGAAATAA
- a CDS encoding multidrug ABC transporter ATP-binding protein, with protein MSLVIEHLTGGYGHIPVLKDINFEVKSGEMVGLIGLNGAGKSTTIKNVIGLLTPQKGKISIDGETLRQQPESYRKKIGYIPETPSLYEELTLREHIEITAMAYDIPIEEAFKRADALLKTFRLENKLDWFPANFSKGMKQKVMVLCAFLIEPSLYIIDEPFLGLDPLAIHALLELMDEMRNQGAAILMSTHILATAERYCDRFVVLHDGEVRAVGSMEELREEFSLPGSSLDDIYIVLTKEEKVG; from the coding sequence ATGAGTTTAGTAATTGAACATTTAACAGGAGGCTATGGCCATATCCCTGTTTTAAAAGATATTAATTTTGAAGTGAAATCTGGTGAAATGGTTGGTTTGATAGGTTTGAATGGTGCGGGGAAAAGTACTACGATCAAAAATGTGATTGGTTTGTTAACACCGCAAAAAGGGAAAATTTCGATTGATGGAGAAACATTGAGACAACAACCGGAAAGCTATCGAAAAAAAATCGGTTATATTCCGGAAACTCCTTCCTTATATGAAGAGTTAACGTTAAGAGAACATATTGAAATTACGGCGATGGCGTATGATATCCCGATTGAAGAAGCTTTTAAACGCGCAGACGCTCTGTTAAAAACATTCCGTTTAGAAAATAAATTAGACTGGTTTCCAGCAAATTTTTCAAAAGGAATGAAACAAAAAGTGATGGTTTTATGTGCCTTTTTGATTGAACCTAGCTTATATATCATCGATGAACCGTTTTTAGGATTGGACCCACTAGCGATTCATGCCTTATTAGAATTAATGGATGAAATGCGAAATCAAGGAGCGGCGATTTTGATGTCGACCCATATTTTAGCAACTGCTGAGCGATATTGTGATCGTTTTGTCGTGTTACATGACGGGGAAGTCCGAGCCGTTGGTTCAATGGAAGAATTGCGTGAAGAATTTAGTTTACCAGGCTCTTCTTTGGATGATATTTATATTGTATTAACAAAAGAAGAAAAGGTGGGGTAG
- a CDS encoding multidrug ABC transporter permease, translating into MRYVFNDHFILVCVFLLGGLGFYYSQVLKTLPRNFVWGRPIVVVFWLVVLQIGRIATLAAEADKVFILPKEPEMNAYLNRALRYSFWLPLVALFLLGGMSMPLVVVSTGWAFSTFLYFIVMLGILKSSHLRLQKYELYQISERAYGQWFVLWLVTSLLAIVLSLYVLPVVGPLVALGQAVFFYSILNKKEQAVSLDWENMIRKEKNRMHRIYQFIHLFTDVPEISSSVKRRKFLDPLLSKIKKTSQNTYLYLYARSFLRGSEYSGLFIRLVLVAGVILFFLKEFWISMGVSVLFVYLIGFQLIPIYTQFDYMVMTHLYPVSDKQKKQAVSTLITVLLFVAALLFSVFVLIALPDLKESLMVIGALLVEVFLFAKFYVPYRLKKMEA; encoded by the coding sequence ATGCGATACGTATTTAACGACCATTTCATTTTGGTGTGTGTCTTCTTGCTAGGCGGTTTAGGTTTCTATTACTCCCAAGTGCTAAAGACCTTACCGAGAAATTTTGTCTGGGGTAGACCGATCGTTGTTGTTTTTTGGCTAGTGGTATTACAAATTGGCCGTATTGCGACATTGGCGGCAGAAGCGGATAAAGTGTTTATTTTACCGAAGGAACCTGAAATGAACGCCTATTTAAATCGTGCCTTGCGTTATTCTTTTTGGTTGCCGTTAGTTGCGTTGTTTTTATTAGGTGGTATGTCGATGCCGTTAGTTGTTGTTTCAACAGGCTGGGCATTTTCGACATTTCTCTATTTTATCGTGATGCTGGGGATTTTAAAAAGCAGTCATTTACGCTTGCAGAAATATGAGCTGTATCAGATTTCCGAAAGAGCATATGGTCAATGGTTTGTTTTATGGCTAGTGACCAGCTTGTTAGCGATCGTGCTTAGTTTATATGTTTTGCCGGTAGTGGGCCCACTTGTAGCGCTTGGACAAGCTGTATTCTTCTATTCAATATTAAACAAGAAAGAACAGGCAGTATCATTAGACTGGGAGAATATGATCCGCAAAGAAAAAAATCGGATGCATCGAATTTATCAATTCATTCACTTATTTACCGATGTGCCCGAAATTTCCAGCAGTGTCAAGCGTCGGAAATTCCTTGATCCATTGTTAAGTAAAATCAAGAAAACAAGTCAAAATACGTATTTATATTTATACGCCCGCAGCTTTTTGAGAGGCTCTGAATATAGTGGCTTATTTATTCGCTTGGTATTAGTTGCTGGAGTGATTTTATTTTTCTTAAAAGAATTTTGGATTTCAATGGGTGTCTCCGTGCTGTTTGTTTATTTAATTGGCTTTCAGTTGATTCCGATTTATACACAGTTTGATTATATGGTCATGACACATCTATATCCAGTATCTGATAAACAGAAAAAGCAAGCAGTAAGTACGCTTATCACTGTGTTACTGTTTGTCGCAGCTCTGTTGTTTAGTGTCTTCGTTTTGATCGCTTTGCCTGATTTAAAAGAGAGTTTAATGGTTATCGGTGCACTACTTGTTGAAGTGTTCTTATTTGCTAAGTTTTATGTTCCTTATCGTTTGAAGAAAATGGAGGCTTAA
- a CDS encoding D-alanine aminotransferase produces MHILWNDQIVEREAVTIDIEDRGYQYGDGLYEVVRVYNGHLYMVEEHLNRLWSGAEKIRMHLPFTKEELTVNLKKLVEIEGITEGKLYFQVTRGIDSPRNHALPDPEKVKGVLTANIRPYERPVEKMEAGITVAVVPDTRWLHCDIKSLSLMSNVLSLDEARRQGFDDAVLVRDDKVTEASAANFWVVKDGTVYTHPDGNLILPGITKKKIIELARELGIPVKEEAVYEEELFMADECFVSGSLTEIVPVVKINDHIVGTGKPGKITEKLLNAYIASVDAVCGTPEN; encoded by the coding sequence ATGCATATTTTATGGAATGATCAAATTGTTGAACGTGAAGCAGTAACGATCGATATTGAAGATCGTGGCTATCAATACGGTGACGGTCTGTATGAAGTAGTTCGAGTGTATAATGGTCACCTGTATATGGTAGAAGAACATTTAAATCGTTTATGGAGTGGTGCCGAAAAAATTAGAATGCACTTGCCATTTACAAAAGAAGAGTTGACGGTTAATTTAAAAAAATTAGTTGAAATCGAAGGAATCACAGAAGGAAAACTATATTTTCAAGTAACACGCGGCATTGATTCGCCAAGAAATCATGCATTGCCAGATCCGGAAAAAGTCAAAGGGGTCTTAACGGCTAATATTAGGCCCTATGAGCGTCCTGTGGAAAAGATGGAAGCAGGAATCACCGTTGCTGTAGTGCCCGATACACGCTGGTTACATTGCGATATCAAGTCATTAAGCTTAATGAGCAATGTCTTGTCCTTGGATGAAGCGCGCCGGCAAGGATTTGATGATGCCGTACTTGTCCGCGACGACAAAGTAACCGAAGCCTCCGCAGCAAATTTCTGGGTAGTTAAAGATGGCACTGTGTATACTCATCCAGATGGTAATCTAATCTTACCGGGAATTACTAAAAAGAAAATTATCGAGTTAGCAAGAGAACTGGGGATTCCAGTGAAAGAAGAAGCCGTTTATGAAGAAGAATTATTTATGGCAGATGAATGTTTTGTTTCTGGATCACTAACTGAAATCGTACCAGTTGTAAAAATCAATGATCATATCGTGGGAACAGGAAAACCCGGAAAAATTACCGAGAAGTTGTTAAATGCTTATATTGCCAGTGTTGATGCAGTGTGCGGTACACCAGAAAACTAG